AGGGAGGACCAAAATGAAACTAAGTCAGCGGATAAGATAAAAGCAGCTTTACATGAAGAAAATAAAGATACTTATGCAATCTTTGCTGACTGGAAGGCTGAATATATTACTGATTTCACAACAGATTTAGCTGAAATGGACAATCTGGAGACAACGACTGAAGGGCGTTCCAACATGAACAATCCTATGTATTATGTTTCTGATTATTACGAATGTTAAAAATGTTGATTTTACAACGATCTGAGAACAGCCGCATACAACAGCTGAGCGGACTGGAGCCAGTACCGATAATTTGATTGCCTGGGTTAACGAGTGTTGAAATAATTAATATACTTAACTCTAACACAAATATCCTTTAACCAAACGGGTTAAGGGATTTGTGTTCATTAGTTCTAGGAACAGGAAAAATAATCTTCTTATAAAATCTTACACACCATCCTAAGAAAAAAATTACTACAAATGTTGGATTTTTTATAACCAAAGAATCGTTGAGCTAACAGGACACGATAGCTCAATAATGAAAGGGCTGCAGTGAGGTAGCCCTTTGTTCAACTAACGGGCAGGCTAGCGTAAACAAAATGAGCAAACGTATTAAACATACGTAGTTAATTACATTTCGGGATTAGCGCAATGCTTTTCGGCAGCTTCATTTGGTTAACGAGGGTAGTTTAAGGAAATGTAAATATTTACTTGAGAACTAGTGTTCGGTATAATAAACTTAATTCCATTACAAAAAGGAGATGTTGGATATGTATAAACACATTAAAGATTTTGCCGCAACTTGGCAGAATGAAACGGAAGCAACAATGCGGACACTGGAGGTGCTGACCGACGAGTCTCTTGGCCAACAGATAACAAGCGATCATAGAACGCTTGGACGTGTTGCATGGCACCTTGTACAGACGTTGCACGAAATGCCATCTCGGACGGGACTGTCTTTCGAAGGACCGGGTGAAGATATGCCGGTGCCAGCTTCGGCAGCAGACATCGCGTCAGTCTATAAGAGGACCTCACAAGCGCTCCTTGATGCTATACAGTCCAGTTGGAAAGATGAGAATCTGCTTATCATGAGCGATATGTATGGTGATCAATGGCCAAACGGCTTAATGCTGGATATTCTCGTAAAGCATGAGATTCATCATCGTGGTCAGATGACAGTCCTGATGCGTCAGGCAGGCCTTCGTGTGCCGGATCTTTACGGCCCGACAAAAGAGCAGTGGGCCGAGTACGGAGCGCTACCTCCAGTAATTTAGAGTAAGATTATATCCGCTTTCGCCCTTTGGCTACAGTGGGATTTATAAGTATTTTATCATTGGATTGAAAATGGTGGCTTGAATCATAGACAAGAGGATACCATCGGACTGAAACTGTTGATCCTATTGAACTAACGGGGAACGTTAGTGGAATAGCGGTTGCTTCGGCAACCGTTTTTTATTTGTTCAACTAACGGGCAGTTTAGTGCAATAAAACTTGATCAATTGTGGTACCATTATTAAAATAACTTCTAAAAGTGGTGATATCATGAAATTTGTTTTGATATTTGGTCCGCAGGCAGTAGGTAAAATGACAGTGGGGCATGAACTGGAAATGATATCTGATTTGAAATTGTTCCATAACCATATGACGATAGAACTGCTGGCTCCTTATTTTGGCTTCAGTCGTGAAATGTGGGGATTATCGAATAAATTCCGTCAGGATATATTTGAAGCGACCGCCGCCAGTAATATGTATGGAATGATATAAAAAAAGAAAACTATTTGAGAATAAACAATACGAAAATCAACGCTCGTGAAGTTGCTGAAATCATAAAAAATACATTCGCTTTATAACAATTCTTGTTAAATTAACGGGAACGATAGTTCAATCAATACACGAAGGCAGCCGACCAAATGATCGGCTGCCTTTTCATTAAGCTAATGAGCAGTTTACAGTAACGAGACTGATACATTTTGGATTCAGAAAGCGTCTTTATACTGAAGCAGCAAAAGGAGGGGGGTTAGGTTAGGTTAGGCTAGCCAGGCAGGAAAGATTGGAACAAATGAAGATGAAAGCTTTCTCAAAGGAGACTTGAGATGAGATTGTTTGAATTATTGCTATATTTGTCAAACATCAGTTTGTTTGTATTAACAGTTGTATAAAAAAAAGGGCAGCGTATAATTCCAGTATGCGTTGCAAGCGGGATCGCCGCAGTTTTTCTGGTCATTCATTGGACGGTGGAAGGATACAGAGTTCAGCTGTTTTTCCCATATTGCATAACGGTCATTTTTTTAGCCATTTCAGGTTATAGTTATTTTAAAAAAAGCAGTTTCCAAAAAATCCCTCGATTCCTGTTAGGTTCAGCTTATACCGCTATAGCGATCATGCTGGTCGGAACAGCGGTCCTCATGTATGCTTTTCCTGTATTTAAACTCCCTGAACTGTCAGGCAAATTCAAGGTAGGAACGCAAACGTTTCATTTTGTGGATACCAATAGAGAAGAGATTTTTGATAAAGCAAGAGATGGTAAAAGAGAGTTAATGGTTCAGGTATGGTATCCGAGTCAAGCTGGAAGTGGCAAGCGAACTTCTTTTATTCCCGATACGCGGATTTTAAGTTATATGGCCGCGAACTATGGTCTTCCCGGGTTTACTTTTCAACACCTGAAGTACGTATCCAGTCATGCATATTCGGAGGCGGCAATCTCTACGGCACAGACTTCATACCCACTGATCCTTGCGAATCCCGGCAACGGTTCTTCCAGGCTCCTCCACACGTCGCAAGCCGAATCTCTCGCGAGTCACGGATATATCGTGGCAATGATCGACCACACCTACAACACATTTGCAACCGAGTTTCCGGACGGTCGAATCACGACCAGCACAACCAACGACTTATTCTCGCCTGACCATGATTATCGGACGGAAAGCAGAAATCGCGACAAGTTAGGGAAAGTTTTAACCGACGATGTGGTGTTTGTGCTGGACCAATTCGAGCTTATCCAATCGGGGCAGATTCCAAGTCATTTAAAAGGCTGGATTGATCTCGACCATGTCGGGGTGTTCGGTCATTCTATCGGCGGAGCAACGGCTTATGACGCTGCTTACGATCCGCGAATCGCGGTTGGCATAGACCTGGATGGAGGGCTTTATCGTCTGCGTGAAAGAGAGGGTCTGCGAAAACCGTTTTTGTTCCTCAACTCGGAAAGCTATTTCGAAAAATTAAAAATGGTGATGGATAACCGTGTCTACACGGATGCAGAAATTAACCGTATGGGCTCAACCAGAGAGTGGGAGGATCAAGTAACGGAAGATAAAAAGTTGGAGCTTGAACGGATGCGCAAAACGGTCGACGAAGGGGGTCAAGTCCTCTATATCGAAAATACGGAGCATTTAAATTTTACCGACGTACAGTTCATTTCTCCGATTTTCAAAATGCTGGGCATTACGGGAAAGATTGAGCCCAATAGAGCGGACTCCATTACCAATACCTATATGCTGAATTTCTTCGATATGTATCTGAAAAATCAAGACGGAATCTTAATGAAAGGACCAGATAGCCGCTTTCCGGAGGTGAAGTTCGTAACTTCACTATTTTAAATTACTGAACAGCCTACCGAAATTGATAACCCCCTTCATGTAGACAGGTTTTATATAAACCGTTACTGAGGGGGAGTTTTTATTTTGTCCAAGAGGATTAAGTTCGTTTTATGTGCAAAAGAGGGTTCTTCTAAGTTGCGATTATATCCGCCTTTATAGTCGGAATCGTTTCAGGTTTTGGAGGCGCTGGAGGCGCTTTTATTCTGATTCCGGTCATACTCACTCTGCTCCACATTCCAGCACGGACGACCATTGCTTCCTCACTGGCGATAGTCTTTATTTCAGCCATTGGCGGAGTGGTTGGTAAAATTTCGGGAGGAACTATACCTTTATGGCCGACACTATTTACAGTCATTGGCAGCTTGATCAATGCGCCATTGGGATCAAAAATCAGCGCTAAAATAAATGTAAAGGTACTGAGATATGCTTTAATCATGGATCTTTTAGGTGTATATTTAATTGTTTTGCTCTATACTATACCTATCCAGG
This Paenibacillus sp. FSL R5-0345 DNA region includes the following protein-coding sequences:
- a CDS encoding DinB family protein, whose product is MYKHIKDFAATWQNETEATMRTLEVLTDESLGQQITSDHRTLGRVAWHLVQTLHEMPSRTGLSFEGPGEDMPVPASAADIASVYKRTSQALLDAIQSSWKDENLLIMSDMYGDQWPNGLMLDILVKHEIHHRGQMTVLMRQAGLRVPDLYGPTKEQWAEYGALPPVI